The Devosia sp. A16 genome includes a window with the following:
- a CDS encoding ABC transporter substrate-binding protein: MQLFQAFTRSAGAVAVLLSSTALVQAADVSFLTHWAPDTVAKLEAAAATYTQAHPDTKITVRAVPFGDLLTTLRTSGGGAGGATIAGIYDAWLPDLAKDQLVAAVPDAIAADTKANWPAGVIGAASISGVLYGIPNEIDVYALNYNKKLFAEAGITEAPKTWDEFLAAAEKLTDKAKGQQGFGLINSWAAGVLHPFSSLLVSNGGDLVVDGKPTLDSEAAKQTFELYEKLIKSGYSDPAMATADANTTGPFLDSFVSGKTGMIIMANWWESALKAGMGDNFADIATAPIPVGPSGDTARSISYSWMTVVNAKASAEEQAAAWDFLNWLNGPESGPNGASAMGDILMSMGILPSRTSDGAAFADKLAADSFLKGYTETLANAKPFPVVLGGQEFSESLQKTLEAIQFGQLSAADAQATAQADAAEILERNAK; encoded by the coding sequence ATGCAGCTGTTCCAGGCTTTCACGCGCTCCGCGGGGGCGGTCGCGGTCCTGCTTTCGAGCACCGCGCTGGTCCAGGCCGCGGATGTGTCGTTCCTCACCCACTGGGCACCGGACACGGTGGCCAAGCTGGAGGCGGCCGCCGCGACCTATACCCAGGCCCACCCGGACACCAAGATCACCGTTCGCGCCGTTCCGTTCGGCGACCTGTTGACGACGCTGCGCACGTCGGGCGGCGGCGCTGGCGGCGCGACGATTGCCGGCATCTACGATGCATGGCTGCCGGACCTCGCCAAGGACCAGCTGGTGGCAGCGGTCCCCGATGCGATCGCGGCCGACACCAAGGCCAACTGGCCGGCCGGCGTGATCGGCGCGGCCTCGATCAGTGGGGTGCTCTACGGCATTCCCAACGAGATCGACGTCTACGCGCTCAACTACAACAAGAAGCTGTTCGCGGAAGCGGGCATCACCGAGGCGCCTAAGACCTGGGACGAATTCCTCGCCGCGGCCGAGAAGCTGACCGACAAGGCCAAGGGCCAGCAGGGCTTTGGGCTGATCAACTCGTGGGCAGCGGGCGTGCTGCACCCGTTCTCGTCGCTGCTGGTCTCGAATGGCGGCGACCTGGTGGTCGACGGCAAGCCGACGCTCGATAGCGAAGCCGCCAAGCAGACCTTCGAGCTCTACGAGAAGCTGATCAAGTCGGGCTATTCCGACCCGGCGATGGCCACTGCCGACGCCAACACCACCGGGCCGTTCCTTGACAGTTTCGTCTCGGGCAAGACCGGCATGATCATCATGGCGAACTGGTGGGAATCGGCGCTCAAGGCCGGCATGGGCGACAATTTCGCCGATATCGCCACGGCTCCGATCCCGGTCGGACCGTCCGGCGACACTGCCCGCTCGATCTCCTATTCGTGGATGACCGTGGTCAACGCCAAGGCCTCGGCCGAGGAACAGGCCGCCGCCTGGGACTTCCTCAACTGGCTCAACGGGCCGGAATCGGGTCCGAACGGCGCCTCCGCCATGGGTGATATCCTGATGTCGATGGGCATCCTGCCGTCGCGCACCTCGGATGGCGCGGCGTTTGCCGACAAGCTCGCTGCCGACAGCTTCCTCAAGGGCTATACCGAGACGCTCGCGAACGCGAAGCCGTTCCCGGTGGTGCTGGGCGGCCAGGAGTTCTCGGAATCTCTGCAGAAGACGCTGGAGGCCATCCAGTTCGGCCAGCTCTCGGCCGCCGATGCGCAGGCAACGGCGCAAGCCGACGCGGCCGAAATCCTCGAGCGCAACGCGAAGTAA
- a CDS encoding DUF6894 family protein yields MRYYFDIFEGDHWTRDDAGLECANDGRARFQAVLALTEMAREFLPGDGPSMDLKVRVRRGARVAFTVGLFFETSAGPALSDPSIADQQPMGHLQGD; encoded by the coding sequence ATGCGGTACTACTTCGACATTTTCGAGGGGGATCACTGGACGCGTGACGACGCCGGCCTGGAGTGCGCGAACGATGGCCGCGCTCGCTTCCAGGCTGTCCTTGCGCTGACAGAGATGGCTCGGGAATTTCTACCGGGTGATGGCCCCTCGATGGACCTGAAGGTCAGGGTGAGACGGGGAGCGCGGGTGGCATTCACCGTCGGTCTGTTTTTCGAGACCTCGGCGGGACCAGCGTTGAGCGACCCGTCCATTGCGGATCAGCAGCCAATGGGCCATCTGCAAGGCGATTGA
- a CDS encoding SDR family oxidoreductase: MASKPTVGRQREIQAEVAAADAATPKKREVAMQAGARRYPEPPFPKQHQSKPGAEFKLDPAPLYDAPFYLGSKKLAGKVALITGGDSGIGRAVAVLFAREGADVAIAHLSEDRDATETKAAVENEGRSAIVIKGDVRSRSFCEAAVEQTIAAFGHLDVLVNNAAFQVHTKRIEDLSEEHFDETLKTNLYGYFFMAQAAARVMKPGSAIINTGSVTGIEGSPALLDYSMTKGGIHAFTRSLAGQLLKRHIRVNCVAPGPVWTPLNPSDKEADDVSKFGSKVPMKRPAQPEEIAPAYVFLASPQMSSYITGEILPIVGGYGGA, encoded by the coding sequence ATGGCATCCAAACCCACGGTTGGGCGACAGCGGGAAATCCAGGCGGAGGTCGCTGCGGCCGACGCCGCTACTCCCAAAAAGCGCGAGGTGGCCATGCAGGCGGGTGCCCGCCGCTATCCCGAGCCGCCATTTCCCAAGCAGCATCAATCCAAGCCCGGCGCGGAGTTCAAGCTGGACCCCGCTCCGCTATATGACGCGCCGTTCTATCTTGGCTCGAAGAAGCTCGCTGGAAAGGTAGCGTTGATCACCGGCGGCGACTCCGGCATCGGTCGGGCGGTTGCGGTGCTATTTGCTCGTGAGGGCGCCGACGTGGCGATTGCGCACCTCTCGGAAGACCGAGACGCGACGGAGACCAAGGCCGCTGTCGAAAATGAAGGCCGCAGCGCTATCGTGATCAAGGGAGATGTGCGCAGCCGCAGCTTCTGCGAAGCCGCGGTCGAGCAGACGATCGCCGCTTTCGGCCATCTCGACGTCCTGGTCAACAACGCTGCTTTTCAGGTCCACACCAAGCGCATCGAGGACCTGAGCGAAGAGCATTTCGACGAAACGTTGAAGACTAACCTCTACGGCTATTTCTTCATGGCGCAGGCCGCAGCGCGGGTGATGAAGCCAGGTTCAGCCATCATCAACACCGGCTCGGTCACCGGCATCGAGGGCAGCCCGGCACTATTGGATTATTCCATGACCAAGGGCGGCATCCACGCCTTCACCCGATCGCTGGCGGGTCAACTGTTGAAGCGGCATATTCGGGTCAACTGCGTTGCGCCAGGACCGGTGTGGACCCCACTCAATCCCTCGGACAAGGAGGCCGACGACGTCAGCAAGTTCGGTTCGAAGGTGCCAATGAAGCGCCCGGCGCAACCGGAGGAAATCGCGCCAGCCTATGTCTTTCTCGCCAGCCCGCAGATGTCGAGCTACATCACCGGCGAGATTCTGCCGATCGTCGGCGGCTATGGCGGCGCATAA
- a CDS encoding low affinity iron permease family protein — translation MKQVPSGRISGLIYRFADFLADWRGFVATFMALMLGVGIGAALQFNEGFMFAFNIFLSVAAIVISGVILVAGARSEAALHVKLDYLIEHSPATNKIVGLEHLDAREIEEERKRVEREAAEAVEDAMEGAGLTQR, via the coding sequence ATGAAGCAAGTACCTTCCGGTCGCATCAGTGGACTGATTTACCGCTTCGCCGACTTCCTCGCGGACTGGCGGGGATTCGTTGCCACGTTCATGGCCTTGATGCTGGGTGTCGGAATTGGCGCCGCCTTGCAGTTCAATGAAGGCTTCATGTTCGCCTTCAATATCTTCCTGTCGGTTGCAGCTATTGTGATCAGCGGCGTTATCCTTGTCGCTGGCGCGCGCAGCGAGGCGGCGTTGCACGTCAAGCTCGACTACCTCATCGAACATTCGCCCGCCACGAACAAGATCGTCGGACTCGAGCACCTCGATGCGCGCGAGATCGAGGAAGAGCGAAAGCGCGTCGAGCGAGAAGCTGCGGAAGCCGTCGAGGACGCGATGGAAGGCGCTGGCCTGACGCAACGCTGA
- the xth gene encoding exodeoxyribonuclease III produces MTTLATFNVNGVNGRLPVLLRWLAATDSDVVCLQELKTSDEKFPEAAIAEAGFRSIWHGQKSYNGVAILARGTVPIERRRGLPGDPDDSHSRYLEAQVGNLVVGCLYLPNGNPAPGPKFQYKMRWFERLLDHARALLAAGAPTVLCGDFNVVPTDLDAVVPGRWVWDAVMFPEARTAYARLLDQGWIDALRVIHPDKGIYTYWNFSYRGGHDRSSGLRMDHILISPTLSNSLLDAGVDVETRSWQKPSDHAPAWIKLASQ; encoded by the coding sequence ATGACTACGCTCGCCACCTTCAACGTTAATGGCGTCAATGGACGCTTGCCCGTGCTGCTGAGGTGGTTGGCCGCAACCGACAGTGATGTGGTGTGCCTGCAGGAGTTGAAGACCTCCGACGAGAAGTTTCCCGAGGCTGCCATCGCGGAGGCCGGGTTCCGATCGATCTGGCATGGACAAAAATCCTACAACGGCGTCGCCATCCTGGCTCGCGGGACCGTGCCGATCGAGCGTCGCCGCGGTCTGCCCGGAGATCCAGATGATAGTCACAGCCGCTACCTCGAGGCCCAGGTCGGCAATCTCGTCGTGGGATGCCTTTATCTCCCCAATGGCAACCCCGCGCCCGGACCCAAATTCCAGTACAAGATGCGCTGGTTCGAACGCCTGCTCGATCATGCGCGGGCGCTGCTGGCCGCCGGCGCACCCACAGTGCTTTGTGGTGACTTCAACGTGGTGCCGACGGACCTGGATGCAGTCGTGCCTGGCCGATGGGTTTGGGACGCGGTGATGTTCCCGGAAGCGCGAACAGCTTATGCGAGGCTGCTCGATCAGGGCTGGATCGACGCTCTCAGGGTGATCCACCCCGACAAGGGCATCTACACTTACTGGAACTTCTCATACCGCGGTGGCCACGACCGAAGCTCGGGCTTGCGCATGGATCACATCCTGATCAGCCCCACGCTCTCCAATTCATTGCTGGACGCCGGCGTCGATGTCGAGACTCGCAGTTGGCAAAAACCGAGCGACCACGCACCGGCGTGGATCAAGCTGGCCAGTCAGTGA
- a CDS encoding Ppx/GppA phosphatase family protein, which translates to MLDGFTRIVRLGEGLSTTGRLSDAAMERTMEALRLCRNKLREHEPTRMRLIATEACRSAANGAEFIARVERELGLVLEVVDRQTEASLAVTGCADLIEEASSGALMFDIGGGSSELAWLDFRGGRPRRQGRMSSSIRSWQSLPVGVVSIAEKFGGVNVTPDTFEEMVGFVAGQLRQFRGREKLRQMIAEHPVHLIGTSGTVTTLAGLHLGLERYERQKVDGLWMTRADVDATMSALLGMSFDRRVAHPCIGKDRADLVLPGCAIFEAIRREWPTDRVRVADRGLREGILISLIDADRAGRANNRRSR; encoded by the coding sequence GTGCTTGACGGCTTTACCCGCATCGTCCGGCTCGGCGAGGGCCTCTCGACCACCGGCCGGCTGTCGGATGCCGCCATGGAGCGGACCATGGAGGCGCTGCGGCTCTGTCGCAACAAGCTGCGCGAACACGAACCGACACGCATGCGCCTGATCGCCACCGAGGCGTGTCGTTCCGCCGCAAACGGCGCCGAGTTCATCGCTCGGGTCGAACGCGAACTCGGTCTCGTGCTCGAGGTCGTCGACCGGCAGACCGAGGCCTCGCTGGCCGTCACCGGCTGCGCCGACCTGATCGAGGAAGCCTCGTCAGGCGCGCTGATGTTCGATATCGGCGGTGGGTCGTCCGAGTTGGCATGGCTCGATTTCCGCGGTGGTCGCCCGCGCCGCCAGGGCCGAATGTCGTCGTCGATCCGTTCCTGGCAGTCCCTGCCGGTGGGTGTGGTGTCGATCGCCGAGAAGTTCGGCGGGGTGAACGTCACCCCCGACACCTTCGAGGAGATGGTGGGTTTCGTCGCCGGCCAGCTTCGCCAGTTCCGCGGGCGCGAAAAACTGCGCCAGATGATTGCCGAGCACCCGGTGCATCTGATCGGTACCTCCGGTACCGTCACCACGCTGGCCGGGCTGCATCTGGGCCTCGAGCGCTACGAGCGCCAGAAGGTCGACGGGCTGTGGATGACCCGTGCCGATGTCGACGCCACCATGAGCGCGCTGCTCGGCATGAGCTTTGACCGCCGTGTTGCTCATCCCTGCATCGGCAAGGATCGCGCCGACCTGGTGCTGCCAGGCTGCGCCATCTTCGAGGCGATCCGCCGCGAGTGGCCGACCGATCGGGTGCGGGTCGCCGATCGCGGACTGCGTGAGGGCATCCTCATTTCACTGATCGACGCCGACCGGGCCGGTCGCGCCAACAATCGCAGGAGCCGCTGA
- a CDS encoding RlmE family RNA methyltransferase codes for MPKGTGQGTGRRSATDLKVRVKTAKGRKIGSTLWLQRQLNDPYVARAKAEGYRSRAAFKIKELDERYHLFKKGQRIVDLGAAPGGWCQVAAPIVGSTEEKPLIVGIDYLEMDPIPGVILLQKDFNDEDAPAALIAALGGHKADIVMSDMAAPTTGHRATDHLRIIALVELAADFAIRVLAPGGTFIAKVFQGGTEHELLHLLKQHFTTTIHAKPKASRADSAETYLLARGFKGNAPE; via the coding sequence ATGCCGAAGGGAACAGGGCAGGGGACCGGCCGCCGCTCGGCCACCGATCTCAAGGTGCGGGTGAAGACCGCCAAGGGCCGCAAGATCGGCTCGACCCTGTGGTTGCAGCGCCAGCTCAACGATCCCTACGTGGCGCGCGCCAAGGCCGAAGGCTATCGCTCGCGCGCCGCCTTCAAGATCAAGGAACTCGACGAGCGCTACCACCTGTTCAAGAAGGGCCAGCGCATCGTCGATCTCGGCGCGGCCCCCGGCGGCTGGTGCCAGGTCGCCGCGCCGATCGTCGGCTCGACCGAGGAAAAGCCGCTGATCGTCGGCATCGACTATCTTGAGATGGACCCGATTCCCGGCGTGATCCTGTTGCAGAAGGATTTCAACGACGAGGATGCCCCGGCTGCGTTGATCGCGGCGCTCGGCGGGCACAAGGCCGACATCGTCATGTCCGACATGGCAGCGCCGACGACGGGACATCGCGCCACCGATCACCTGCGTATCATCGCCCTGGTCGAGCTCGCCGCCGATTTCGCCATCCGCGTACTGGCGCCGGGCGGCACCTTCATCGCCAAGGTGTTCCAGGGCGGCACCGAGCACGAACTGCTGCATCTGTTGAAGCAGCATTTCACCACCACGATCCACGCCAAGCCCAAGGCCAGCCGCGCCGATTCTGCCGAGACGTATCTCCTGGCTCGGGGTTTCAAGGGCAACGCGCCGGAGTGA
- a CDS encoding MFS transporter: protein MSALRLTPLILAVALFMENMDSTVIATSLAAIAHDIQTEPIALKLALTTYMVALAIFIPISSWMADRFGAKRVFAWAIVVFMLGSVCCAISDSLLTFVLSRFLQGMGGAMMTPVARLVLVRVTPRQQLVDAMAWLSIPGLVGPIVGPPIGGFITTFASWHWIFLINVPIGIVGIILVNKYLPEWHRNEPRKMDFTGFLLAGLCFAGLVFGISVLTLPALPASFGYGSLFLGVVAAIAYWFHFRRTEYPLLDLRIFRQPLFRLTMIGGTIFRLGTGAMPFLFPLMLQLAFGLNPFESGMVTFASAVGAFTMKFMAERFIARWGFRKALVIACTVTAGGVLAMGLYTPDTPTPLMLGLLVVTGFFQSLFWTTTNAFIFADVSDKDAGQANVLSQVSVQLSLAFGVAVGGGIFEGVHLLHGGAPALNDFHVAFWVMATVTLIAALIFLRVPRTASMHSHQAESGAAAE, encoded by the coding sequence ATGTCCGCGCTCCGCCTGACCCCGCTGATCCTCGCCGTGGCGCTGTTCATGGAGAACATGGACTCGACGGTCATCGCGACTTCGCTGGCAGCCATTGCGCACGACATCCAGACCGAGCCGATCGCGCTGAAGCTGGCGCTCACCACCTATATGGTGGCGCTGGCCATCTTCATCCCGATCTCGAGCTGGATGGCCGACAGGTTCGGCGCCAAGCGGGTGTTCGCCTGGGCCATCGTGGTGTTCATGCTCGGCTCGGTGTGCTGCGCCATCTCGGATTCGCTGCTGACGTTCGTCCTGTCGCGTTTCCTGCAGGGCATGGGCGGGGCGATGATGACGCCGGTGGCGCGGCTGGTGCTGGTGCGGGTGACGCCGCGGCAACAACTGGTCGACGCCATGGCGTGGCTGTCGATTCCCGGCCTCGTCGGCCCGATCGTCGGGCCGCCGATCGGCGGCTTCATCACCACCTTCGCCAGCTGGCACTGGATCTTCCTGATCAACGTGCCGATCGGCATCGTCGGCATCATCCTCGTCAACAAGTACCTGCCCGAATGGCACCGGAACGAGCCGAGGAAGATGGATTTCACCGGCTTCCTGCTCGCCGGGCTCTGCTTCGCCGGCCTCGTGTTCGGCATCTCGGTGCTGACGCTGCCGGCGCTTCCTGCCAGCTTCGGCTATGGCTCGCTGTTCCTCGGCGTGGTGGCGGCAATCGCCTACTGGTTCCACTTCCGCCGCACCGAGTATCCGCTGCTCGACCTCAGGATCTTCCGCCAGCCGCTGTTCCGCCTGACCATGATCGGCGGCACCATCTTCCGGCTCGGCACCGGCGCCATGCCGTTCCTGTTCCCGCTGATGCTGCAGCTTGCGTTCGGCCTGAACCCGTTCGAGAGCGGCATGGTGACCTTTGCTTCGGCGGTCGGCGCCTTCACCATGAAGTTCATGGCCGAGCGTTTCATCGCGCGCTGGGGTTTTCGCAAGGCGCTGGTGATCGCCTGCACCGTCACCGCCGGCGGCGTGCTGGCCATGGGACTCTACACGCCGGACACCCCGACGCCACTGATGCTCGGGCTGCTGGTGGTCACCGGCTTCTTCCAGTCGCTGTTCTGGACGACGACCAACGCCTTCATCTTCGCCGATGTCTCCGACAAGGATGCCGGGCAGGCCAACGTGCTGAGCCAGGTCAGCGTGCAGTTGTCGCTGGCCTTCGGTGTCGCAGTCGGTGGCGGCATTTTCGAGGGCGTCCACCTGCTGCATGGCGGCGCCCCTGCTCTGAACGATTTCCACGTGGCATTCTGGGTCATGGCGACGGTGACACTGATCGCCGCCCTGATCTTCCTCAGAGTGCCAAGGACGGCGAGCATGCATAGCCACCAGGCCGAGAGCGGCGCGGCGGCGGAGTGA
- a CDS encoding MFS transporter, protein MRIIPLVLAVALFMENMDSTVIATSLPAIAADIGAEPISLKLALTAYFVALAIFIPLSGWMADRFGAKNIFRVAIVVFMAGSICCAFSDSLLTFVLSRFLQGIGGSMMTPVARLVLVRATPRNELVSAMAWLTIPALIGPITGPPLGGFLTTYLSWHWIFWINVPIGIIGLILVTRYLHAADSRNERPVDVPGLILSAITFAGIMFGFSVISLPAIPTITGYASIVVGVIAGLLYLRHARRTAFPILDPKMFRLPLFRNAIIGGSLFRIGIGAFPFLMPLMLQLTFGLTPFESGLTTFVAAIGAILSKFGAERLYAAFGFPRTLMVTAVLGCTFLAVNGLFTPQVPHWVLMGALLFGGLTRSFFFTGVNALVFADVDEEHASQATAINAVSQQLSVAAGVAVAGGALEVTSKLHGGGLVLADFHIAWFVVAAVAICSAIPFMRLPPDAGSDVSGHKAKPIAKPVPATL, encoded by the coding sequence GTGCGCATCATCCCCCTCGTCCTTGCGGTCGCGCTGTTCATGGAAAACATGGACTCGACCGTCATTGCGACCTCGCTGCCGGCGATCGCGGCGGATATCGGGGCCGAGCCGATCTCGCTGAAACTGGCGCTTACCGCGTATTTCGTGGCGCTCGCCATCTTCATCCCGCTGTCAGGCTGGATGGCCGATCGCTTCGGCGCCAAGAACATCTTCCGCGTCGCCATCGTGGTGTTCATGGCCGGCTCGATCTGCTGCGCCTTCTCGGATTCGCTGCTGACGTTCGTCCTGTCGCGGTTCCTGCAGGGAATCGGCGGCTCGATGATGACGCCGGTGGCGCGCCTGGTGCTGGTGCGCGCGACACCTCGCAACGAGCTGGTCTCGGCCATGGCCTGGCTCACCATCCCGGCGCTGATCGGGCCGATCACCGGTCCGCCGCTCGGCGGCTTCCTCACCACCTATCTCAGCTGGCACTGGATTTTCTGGATCAATGTGCCGATCGGCATCATCGGGCTGATCCTCGTCACCAGGTACCTGCATGCCGCCGACAGCCGCAACGAACGGCCGGTGGACGTGCCCGGACTGATCCTGTCGGCCATCACCTTCGCCGGCATCATGTTCGGATTCTCGGTGATCAGCCTGCCGGCCATCCCGACCATCACCGGCTATGCCTCGATCGTGGTCGGCGTGATCGCCGGGCTGCTCTACCTGCGACACGCCAGGCGCACGGCGTTCCCGATCCTCGATCCGAAAATGTTCCGGTTGCCGCTGTTCCGCAACGCCATCATCGGCGGCTCGCTGTTTCGCATCGGCATCGGCGCCTTCCCGTTCCTGATGCCGCTGATGCTGCAGCTGACCTTCGGGTTGACGCCATTCGAATCCGGCCTCACCACCTTCGTTGCTGCGATCGGGGCGATCCTCTCCAAGTTCGGGGCCGAAAGGCTCTATGCCGCCTTCGGCTTCCCCCGGACGCTGATGGTGACGGCCGTGCTCGGCTGCACCTTCCTCGCGGTCAACGGCTTGTTCACTCCGCAGGTCCCGCATTGGGTGCTGATGGGGGCGCTGCTGTTCGGCGGGCTCACCCGTTCGTTCTTCTTTACCGGCGTCAATGCGCTGGTCTTCGCCGATGTCGATGAGGAGCACGCCAGCCAGGCGACCGCCATCAACGCGGTGAGCCAGCAACTGAGCGTCGCCGCGGGCGTTGCGGTAGCGGGCGGTGCGCTCGAGGTGACGTCGAAGCTGCATGGCGGAGGATTGGTGCTGGCCGATTTCCACATTGCCTGGTTCGTGGTCGCGGCAGTCGCCATCTGCAGCGCCATCCCTTTCATGCGGCTGCCGCCCGACGCGGGCAGCGACGTGTCGGGTCACAAGGCAAAGCCCATCGCCAAGCCGGTTCCGGCGACACTCTAG
- a CDS encoding elongation factor G: MANDNGRQAGPRCIALVGPFASGKTSLLEAILMRTGAITRQGHARDGNMVGDASPEARSNGMSVEVNVADTEFMGDRYTFIDCPGSVEFQYESLPVLAGCDMAVVVAEADPKKVAALQLILRDLEARKLPHLIFLNKIDKLSGQVRDILTMLQPASRVPLVLRQLPMTKGGVVTGCIDLALERAHVYHEAEQSEIVALPDGEKADEIAARTAMLEQIADFDDVLMEQLLEDVQPEKDLIFKDLVEEMRAGKICPVFIGSAEHGNGITRLLKAIRHEAPTVKETRARLGLADGPGAVVQIMKTMQTARSGKMCVARVLSGSVADGATLRSSDGRESKVSGLFRVTGQETQKRDAAREGETVALGKVEAARTGDTLAAGRMVPDLMPLPPSMPMMAIAVAPRERKDDVRLSTALQRILEEDPSLHLTQVPETGETVLEGHGEMHLRVVIERLTGRYGVPVTTSVPRIAYRETIRKSANVRGRHKKQSGGHGQFGDVVLTIKPLPRGGGLGFDEKITGGVVPRQYISSVEAGVREYFGMGGPLGFPVVDVAVTLTDGSYHTVDSSDMAFRQAAQIGMREGMPQCEPVLLEPVMEVTVHCPSEATARINAILPRRRGQIVGSDTRDGWDGWDDVRAYVPASEMQDLIVELRSATAGVGSFEQEFDHLAEIGGRLAEEVASKYGRQVA, translated from the coding sequence ATGGCAAACGACAACGGCAGACAAGCCGGGCCCCGGTGCATTGCGCTGGTGGGGCCGTTCGCGAGCGGCAAGACTTCACTGCTCGAAGCAATCCTCATGCGCACTGGGGCCATTACCCGACAAGGCCACGCCAGGGACGGCAACATGGTGGGCGATGCCTCGCCGGAAGCCCGGTCGAACGGCATGAGCGTCGAGGTCAACGTTGCCGACACCGAGTTCATGGGCGACCGTTACACCTTCATCGACTGCCCCGGTTCGGTCGAGTTCCAGTACGAGTCGCTGCCGGTGCTGGCCGGCTGCGACATGGCGGTGGTGGTGGCCGAGGCCGACCCCAAGAAGGTGGCGGCGCTGCAGCTGATCCTCAGGGACCTCGAAGCGCGCAAGCTCCCGCACCTCATCTTCCTCAACAAGATCGACAAGCTCTCGGGCCAGGTCCGCGACATCCTGACGATGCTGCAGCCGGCAAGCCGCGTGCCGCTGGTGCTACGGCAACTGCCGATGACCAAAGGCGGCGTGGTGACCGGGTGCATCGACCTGGCGCTCGAGCGGGCGCATGTCTACCACGAGGCCGAACAGAGCGAGATCGTCGCACTGCCCGATGGCGAAAAGGCCGACGAGATTGCAGCGCGCACCGCCATGCTCGAGCAGATCGCCGATTTCGACGACGTGCTGATGGAGCAGTTGCTCGAAGACGTGCAGCCGGAAAAGGACCTGATCTTCAAGGATCTGGTCGAGGAAATGCGGGCCGGCAAGATCTGTCCGGTGTTCATCGGCTCGGCCGAGCATGGCAACGGCATCACGCGCTTGCTGAAGGCGATCCGCCATGAAGCGCCGACCGTGAAGGAGACCCGCGCCCGCCTCGGGCTCGCCGACGGGCCCGGTGCGGTGGTGCAGATCATGAAGACCATGCAGACGGCCCGCAGCGGCAAGATGTGCGTGGCGCGCGTACTCAGCGGCAGCGTCGCCGACGGGGCGACGCTCCGCTCCTCCGATGGACGCGAAAGCAAGGTCTCGGGGCTCTTCCGGGTGACGGGCCAGGAGACGCAGAAGCGTGACGCTGCACGGGAGGGGGAAACTGTGGCGCTCGGCAAGGTCGAGGCGGCCCGCACCGGCGATACGCTTGCTGCCGGCCGCATGGTGCCTGACCTGATGCCACTGCCTCCGAGCATGCCGATGATGGCTATCGCGGTTGCGCCGCGGGAGCGCAAGGACGACGTCCGCTTGTCGACGGCGCTGCAGCGCATCCTCGAGGAGGATCCGTCGTTGCACCTGACCCAGGTGCCGGAAACCGGCGAAACGGTGCTGGAAGGGCATGGCGAGATGCACCTGCGCGTCGTCATCGAACGGCTCACCGGACGCTATGGCGTCCCCGTCACCACTTCGGTGCCGCGCATCGCCTACCGGGAAACGATCCGCAAATCCGCCAATGTGCGCGGCCGGCACAAGAAGCAGTCGGGCGGACACGGGCAGTTCGGCGATGTGGTGCTGACCATCAAGCCCTTGCCGCGCGGCGGTGGGCTCGGCTTTGACGAGAAGATCACCGGCGGCGTGGTGCCCCGACAATATATCAGCTCGGTGGAGGCGGGGGTGCGCGAGTATTTCGGTATGGGCGGCCCGCTCGGCTTCCCGGTGGTCGATGTGGCGGTAACGCTGACCGACGGCTCGTACCATACGGTCGACTCGTCCGACATGGCGTTCCGCCAGGCGGCGCAGATCGGCATGCGCGAAGGCATGCCGCAATGCGAGCCGGTGCTGCTGGAGCCGGTAATGGAGGTGACGGTGCACTGCCCGAGCGAGGCGACGGCGCGGATCAACGCCATCCTGCCCCGGCGCCGCGGCCAGATCGTCGGCTCCGACACCCGCGACGGCTGGGACGGCTGGGACGATGTCCGCGCCTATGTTCCGGCTTCGGAGATGCAGGATCTCATCGTCGAGCTTCGGTCAGCGACGGCCGGGGTCGGCAGCTTCGAGCAGGAATTCGACCACCTGGCCGAGATCGGCGGCCGCCTGGCCGAGGAAGTGGCGAGCAAATACGGGAGGCAGGTGGCTTAG